The following are encoded together in the Platichthys flesus chromosome 9, fPlaFle2.1, whole genome shotgun sequence genome:
- the ephx4 gene encoding epoxide hydrolase 4: MARVLHNLLLFLIGLAQRTRVVGYWALIYAYCALGTVVALLKLCWSIVLRPTTTFRWTIRESPPACLNDTSLGTHCYVRIKESGLRFHYVAAGERGKPLMLFLHGFPEFWFSWRYQLREFKSEFRVVAIDMRGYGESDLPLSTESYSFENLVTDVKDIVEYLGYNRCCLVGHDWGGTIAWLFAIHYPEMVTKLIVLNCPHPSVFTDYALRHPSQLLKSSHYFFFQLPRFPELMLSINDFKALKALFTSRSTGIGSKGRWLTAEDLEAYLYALSQPGALTGALNYYRNVFSSLPLSQNHVRSPVLLLWSERDTFLEQEMAEACRLYIRNHFRLNIISGASHWLQQDQPDIVNTLIWTFLKEGEGRKSYRN, from the exons ATGGCGAGAGTGCTCCACAACTTGCTGTTATTCCTGATCGGACTTGCGCAGAGAACCAGAGTTGTGGGGTACTGGGCGCTGATCTACGCGTATTGTGCTCTGGGCACCGTCGTGGCGCTGCTGAAACTTTGCTGGAGCATTGTCCTGAGGCCGACGACCACCTTCCGATGGACGATCCGGGAAAGTCCACCCGCCTGTCTGAATGACACGTCCTTGGGCACCCACTGTTATGTTAGGATCAAG GAGTCCGGCCTTAGGTTTCACTATGTTGCTgccggagagagaggaaagcCACTCATGCTGTTCTTACACGGCTTCCCTGAGTTCTG GTTCTCCTGGCGATACCAGCTACGTGAGTTCAAGAGTGAGTTCCGTGTGGTGGCCATCGACATGCGGGGCTACGGGGAGTCCGACTTGCCTCTTTCAACCGAAAGTTACAGCTTCGAGAACCTGGTTACGGACGTCAAGGATATTGTGGAGTATTTAG GGTACAACAGATGCTGCCTAGTGGGCCATGACTGGGGCGGGACCATAGCGTGGCTGTTTGCCATTCACTACCCAGAGATGGTGACGAAACTCATTGTCCTGAACTGTCCCCATCCTTCTGTGTTCACAG ATTACGCCCTGCGCCACCCGAGCCAGTTGCTGAAATCGAGTCATTACTTCTTCTTCCAGCTGCCCCGCTTCCCGGAGCTCATGCTCTCCATCAATGATTTCAAG GCTCTGAAGGCCTTGTTCACCAGCCGCAGCACAGGGATCGGGAGTAAAGGCCGGTGGCTCACTGCTGAGGACCTGGAGGCCTACCTGTATGCACTCTCACAGCCGGGGGCTCTTACTGGAGCACTCAACTATTACAGGAATGTCTTCAG ctctctccctctgagCCAGAACCACGTCAGGtctcctgtgctgctgctgtggagcgagCGGGACACCTTTCTGGAGCAAGAAATGGCCGAGGCATGCCGCCTCTACATCAGGAACCATTTCCGTCTCAACATCATCTCCGGGGCCAGTCACTGGCTGCAGCAGGACCAGCCCGACATCGTCAACACCCTCATATGGACCTTCCTcaaggagggagagggacgcAAGAGCTATAGGAACTAA